In Stieleria varia, one genomic interval encodes:
- a CDS encoding DUF2190 family protein, producing the protein MQAQFVHEGKHVDFTPDVDVPVGSIIIQGDLVGITKRDLKAKVHGSIVVEGGFDFPKVGVSSDEYLASKNRRATQGS; encoded by the coding sequence ATGCAAGCTCAATTCGTTCACGAAGGCAAGCACGTTGACTTCACGCCCGATGTCGACGTCCCGGTTGGATCAATCATCATTCAAGGCGACTTGGTCGGCATTACCAAACGCGATCTCAAAGCAAAAGTGCACGGCTCGATTGTGGTGGAGGGGGGCTTCGATTTTCCGAAAGTCGGGGTCAGCTCGGACGAGTACTTGGCCAGTAAGAATCGGCGAGCAACTCAGGGAAGCTGA
- a CDS encoding DUF1569 domain-containing protein: MSDLRQLQFNNLEAAVDDARQLLASGYVRHGNWSLGQICRHLVLVQDPSVDGYPVWMSLFAPMRPLVRRLLLPKVLSGDSPRGIRTAPMFVPPGNLEDATEVKAFAASVGRLLNHSGSFAPHPGFGRLPREKILEIHTAHAAHHLRHLRAQDVSV, translated from the coding sequence ATGAGTGACCTCCGTCAATTGCAGTTCAACAATCTCGAAGCGGCCGTTGATGACGCTCGGCAATTGCTGGCCAGCGGCTATGTCCGGCACGGAAATTGGTCGCTTGGGCAGATCTGTCGGCACCTGGTTTTGGTTCAAGACCCCAGTGTCGATGGCTATCCCGTTTGGATGTCGCTATTTGCGCCAATGCGGCCTCTGGTGCGACGACTATTGTTGCCCAAGGTGCTCAGCGGAGATTCGCCTCGTGGGATAAGAACGGCTCCGATGTTCGTTCCGCCGGGTAACTTGGAAGATGCAACCGAAGTGAAAGCATTCGCGGCAAGTGTTGGACGACTGCTGAATCACTCCGGCAGCTTCGCTCCCCATCCGGGATTCGGCCGATTGCCACGCGAGAAGATTCTGGAAATCCACACAGCGCATGCTGCTCACCATCTCCGACATCTTCGAGCCCAAGATGTGTCTGTTTGA
- a CDS encoding GNAT family N-acetyltransferase translates to MNTNAIQVRPAHSDDRDRILAVHLDAFGDDEGPVIVSLLEEMLDDPSAEPIHSFVAESNDEIVGHVLFSSVTIESASESNEGPTAQLLAPLAVPSKLHGQGIGTHLVKETLKQLAASGVQLVFVLGYPKYYSRFGFVPAGVRGFQAPYPIPEKNADAWMVLELEAEAVKSVEGTIRCCQSLDHQKYWVE, encoded by the coding sequence ATGAATACCAACGCGATTCAAGTCCGACCGGCTCACAGCGATGATCGTGACCGCATCCTCGCAGTGCACCTCGATGCATTTGGCGACGACGAAGGTCCTGTGATTGTGAGCTTGCTAGAAGAGATGCTCGACGATCCGTCGGCAGAGCCGATCCATTCATTCGTTGCCGAGTCAAATGACGAGATTGTCGGTCACGTGCTTTTCTCGTCTGTCACGATCGAGTCGGCCAGCGAATCAAATGAGGGGCCGACTGCCCAACTCCTGGCGCCCTTGGCTGTGCCCAGCAAGCTGCATGGCCAAGGTATCGGCACCCATCTCGTCAAAGAGACGCTGAAACAACTTGCCGCATCCGGCGTTCAACTCGTCTTCGTGCTTGGTTATCCGAAGTACTATTCCCGCTTTGGTTTTGTACCCGCCGGTGTGCGCGGGTTCCAGGCTCCCTATCCCATTCCCGAGAAGAACGCCGATGCTTGGATGGTTCTTGAACTGGAAGCTGAAGCGGTCAAGTCTGTCGAAGGCACAATAAGGTGCTGCCAATCATTGGACCATCAGAAATACTGGGTCGAGTGA
- the pnuC gene encoding nicotinamide riboside transporter PnuC has translation MMAWIELAATAFGFLCVVFTIARSVWCWPTGLVQVFLFIFVFYDAKLYSDLLLHVVYVFLQFYGWYYWTRPKANPESLIIQTLTLREFVSWCIIAGVGTIGLGWSMAQWTDASLPYPDAFTTVTSLVAQFLLARRQLQNWILWICVDIVAIWVYFTKELNATAMLYVAFLVLACIGLVVWNRRLSQQRTGRIAT, from the coding sequence ATGATGGCCTGGATTGAACTTGCTGCGACGGCGTTCGGATTCCTTTGTGTCGTCTTCACGATCGCTCGGAGCGTCTGGTGTTGGCCAACAGGCTTGGTTCAGGTCTTCCTTTTCATCTTTGTTTTCTACGACGCAAAGCTCTACTCTGATTTGCTTCTTCACGTGGTGTACGTGTTCCTGCAGTTCTACGGTTGGTACTACTGGACGCGTCCCAAGGCAAATCCTGAATCATTGATCATCCAAACCTTGACGCTCCGCGAGTTCGTCTCTTGGTGCATCATCGCGGGGGTAGGTACGATCGGATTGGGGTGGTCGATGGCACAGTGGACCGACGCCTCTTTGCCATATCCCGACGCCTTCACGACAGTGACAAGTCTGGTTGCACAGTTCCTGCTTGCTCGACGCCAACTGCAGAACTGGATCTTATGGATCTGCGTCGATATCGTAGCGATCTGGGTATACTTCACGAAAGAATTGAACGCCACGGCGATGCTTTATGTCGCGTTTCTCGTTCTTGCCTGCATCGGTTTGGTGGTTTGGAACCGAAGGCTGTCGCAACAGCGAACCGGAAGGATAGCGACGTGA
- a CDS encoding slipin family protein, with protein MMISGARREFIIKDTHRGLYYEDGKLTKILEAGHYKIPPRKRFFKKLPTVECMLVDVRERELTIKGQEILTADKVAIRVSILVQFRVTDPKAALHTVDSFEDRLYSDVQLAARRSLASMTLEEILTNRNRLSEDILSDVTESAGSYGVTIRRADVKDLIFPGNLQEIMNRVLAAERHSEAQLVEARTRAEVEQIEAESRAEITRRDAQADAEARRLREQAEAEATRSKAEAETQAYALRVKAAEALEGHPVLLRLAELETLRELAKNGNARLYFGIDRVSLNGTDSGKHDS; from the coding sequence ATGATGATTAGCGGTGCTCGACGAGAGTTCATCATTAAGGACACCCACCGCGGTTTGTACTACGAAGACGGTAAGCTGACGAAGATCCTCGAGGCGGGACACTACAAGATCCCGCCACGCAAGCGATTCTTCAAGAAGCTACCGACCGTCGAGTGCATGCTGGTCGATGTTCGTGAGCGAGAGCTGACGATCAAGGGCCAGGAAATCTTGACGGCTGACAAGGTGGCTATCCGAGTCAGCATTCTGGTGCAGTTTCGCGTGACCGATCCGAAGGCTGCGCTCCACACGGTCGATAGCTTTGAGGACCGACTTTACAGCGACGTTCAGCTTGCGGCGCGACGTTCTCTTGCGTCGATGACGCTGGAGGAAATTCTCACCAACCGAAACCGGCTGAGTGAGGATATCCTGTCTGACGTCACCGAATCGGCCGGCAGCTACGGCGTGACGATAAGGCGCGCTGACGTGAAGGACTTGATCTTCCCGGGAAACTTGCAGGAGATCATGAACCGCGTTCTGGCAGCCGAGCGGCACAGCGAGGCTCAACTGGTCGAAGCGCGCACGCGTGCGGAAGTCGAGCAGATTGAGGCGGAGTCTCGAGCGGAAATTACGCGCCGTGATGCCCAGGCGGATGCAGAAGCACGACGACTGCGTGAACAGGCCGAAGCGGAAGCGACGCGTTCGAAGGCGGAAGCCGAAACGCAAGCGTACGCTCTGCGCGTCAAGGCAGCCGAGGCACTGGAAGGCCACCCGGTACTGCTGCGACTGGCCGAACTCGAAACGCTGCGTGAACTGGCCAAGAACGGCAACGCTCGACTGTACTTCGGTATTGACCGAGTCAGCCTGAACGGAACGGATTCAGGAAAGCACGATTCGTAA
- a CDS encoding 2OG-Fe(II) oxygenase codes for MAKRKKTQIAKEIANAIGAAGKPGHPWCEGVIEEGESGLAISDACPIRLPMRPADVRKLAEVAAQAPYGKGTQTIVDTGVRDTLEIDGGQVELSPEFLEAIHIAGRNIADELQLDADRLQFDLYKLLIYPKGGFFLPHRDSEKRIGMVATMIVVLPSKFGGGDLLIRHGGRQEAFSFPKARAQKQSQYVAFFADCEHEVAKVTSGVRVCLAFNLILKPKRKGSKRGSDPAVDAALLSQVRNWFQHRASDPLVFALEHQYTEAGLKPGYLKGADKELHRSVATVAESLGSRLYFGQVERHLCQFADDGSFGYSRRGNRRWSGDYDDLTIGESYEDEIVIDGWRDADGELAALAPLGCDSSQLISLIPAEDWVPTRQYYEGYTGNAGNTLDRWYHKSVIVIWPESEHFEIVTQMGLNFAVAELLERRASLHQCDDDELEQACDNCQKLAECTIERWPDRKYEQNAPGPDSQTWLKQFAAELPRLEELSLIDRFLEVISMRDWRVDLDQFVMNSLRCFGADSILPLLHRLVECEPPPNQYGIRFLEGLARRDAKWLLKVAKDKKHGGLSRDQLHGLLSSAAAKLSAHSKKLVEARHRRGDPPTDCWRVLTQAIIAAQADCFDDMIGLQDSCPSVFEFRSFQVPAAVKLRQFALKQHDEMPGALADWIERLKVRLVDATSGEPQPPSDFRRDSKVGCECKYCLQLSQFLADPTMHQTQIPASEHNRSHMEHVINSQRLDVQTKTIRSGSPYSLGLTKTLASHDAAVKQYHSDLKLLSTLQ; via the coding sequence ATGGCGAAAAGGAAGAAAACCCAGATTGCGAAGGAGATCGCCAATGCGATCGGGGCGGCCGGGAAACCTGGCCATCCATGGTGTGAAGGCGTGATTGAGGAAGGCGAATCAGGACTCGCGATCAGCGACGCTTGCCCGATTAGACTACCGATGCGCCCTGCAGACGTTCGCAAGCTGGCTGAGGTAGCCGCTCAGGCCCCTTACGGCAAAGGAACGCAGACGATTGTTGATACCGGCGTTCGTGATACGCTGGAGATTGATGGAGGACAGGTTGAGCTTTCACCGGAGTTTTTGGAAGCAATTCATATTGCGGGTCGAAACATCGCCGATGAATTGCAGTTGGACGCGGACCGGCTACAGTTTGATCTGTACAAGCTCTTGATCTATCCCAAGGGTGGTTTCTTTCTGCCTCACCGAGACAGCGAAAAACGCATAGGCATGGTGGCAACCATGATCGTAGTCCTGCCCTCCAAGTTCGGTGGTGGCGACTTGCTGATTCGCCACGGCGGTCGCCAAGAAGCATTCTCGTTCCCAAAAGCACGTGCTCAGAAACAGTCGCAATACGTGGCATTCTTCGCGGACTGCGAACATGAGGTGGCAAAGGTCACATCGGGCGTTCGCGTCTGCTTGGCCTTTAACCTGATCCTAAAACCCAAACGCAAAGGATCGAAGCGTGGTTCTGACCCGGCAGTTGATGCGGCGCTGCTCAGTCAAGTCAGAAATTGGTTTCAACATCGCGCGTCGGATCCGCTGGTTTTCGCGTTAGAACATCAATACACCGAAGCGGGTCTGAAGCCGGGGTATCTCAAGGGGGCGGACAAAGAACTGCATCGAAGCGTCGCGACCGTCGCAGAATCGCTCGGCAGCCGGTTGTATTTCGGGCAGGTCGAACGTCACCTTTGCCAGTTCGCCGATGATGGAAGTTTTGGGTATAGTCGGCGCGGCAATCGGCGTTGGTCAGGAGACTATGACGACCTAACGATCGGGGAATCCTACGAAGATGAAATTGTGATCGATGGATGGCGAGATGCCGACGGAGAACTCGCCGCCTTGGCCCCACTGGGCTGCGACAGCTCTCAATTGATTAGCCTGATACCCGCGGAAGATTGGGTCCCGACCAGACAGTATTACGAGGGCTACACCGGAAACGCTGGCAACACCCTTGACCGCTGGTATCACAAGTCCGTGATCGTGATCTGGCCGGAGTCTGAACACTTTGAAATCGTGACGCAGATGGGGTTGAATTTCGCGGTGGCGGAATTGCTTGAGCGACGTGCTAGCCTGCACCAGTGTGACGATGATGAACTTGAGCAGGCCTGTGACAACTGCCAGAAACTGGCCGAATGCACTATCGAACGTTGGCCCGATCGCAAGTACGAGCAGAACGCGCCCGGCCCCGATTCACAAACTTGGCTAAAGCAGTTTGCGGCGGAGTTGCCAAGATTGGAAGAACTGTCTTTGATCGACCGCTTTCTCGAAGTCATTTCAATGCGGGACTGGCGAGTCGACTTGGATCAATTTGTCATGAATTCGCTGCGTTGCTTTGGCGCTGATTCCATACTGCCCCTGCTTCATCGACTGGTTGAATGCGAGCCGCCTCCAAACCAATATGGAATCCGTTTCCTGGAAGGCTTGGCAAGACGCGACGCAAAATGGTTACTGAAAGTCGCCAAGGACAAAAAACACGGCGGACTTTCGCGCGACCAGCTTCACGGACTCCTTTCCAGCGCCGCCGCAAAGTTGTCAGCTCACTCAAAAAAGCTGGTCGAGGCACGACACAGGCGTGGTGATCCGCCTACGGATTGTTGGCGTGTACTAACCCAAGCAATCATCGCTGCCCAGGCCGATTGCTTCGATGACATGATCGGGCTGCAGGATAGTTGCCCAAGCGTCTTTGAGTTTCGTTCTTTCCAAGTTCCCGCCGCCGTCAAGCTTCGTCAATTTGCGTTAAAACAGCACGATGAGATGCCGGGTGCTTTAGCGGATTGGATAGAGCGACTGAAAGTACGGCTGGTCGATGCGACATCCGGTGAGCCTCAACCACCGAGTGATTTCCGACGCGACTCGAAAGTTGGATGTGAATGCAAATACTGTTTGCAACTGAGTCAATTCCTGGCTGACCCGACAATGCATCAAACCCAGATTCCCGCGTCGGAACACAACCGGAGTCACATGGAACATGTGATCAATTCTCAAAGGCTCGATGTTCAGACGAAGACGATCCGAAGCGGTAGCCCGTATTCGCTGGGTTTGACAAAAACGTTGGCGTCACATGACGCTGCTGTCAAACAATACCACAGCGATTTGAAACTGCTCAGCACATTGCAGTAG
- a CDS encoding SOUL family heme-binding protein, producing the protein MKRTEIYRTGIYITGFLGVALVGTVALAMATRAGYESAEYKVIESDGSFEVREYPDLMLVATDSKMDSQGRDGSFMRLFQYISGANEADQKIAMTTPVFMEGEIGKSDVSMGFVMPKDVAAKGAPDPKGEGVKLRERKGGRFAVVRFPGKLDSKLAKEKETELREWMKNQGLKGEESAEAAGYDPPFTPAALRRNEILIRLKSPAAETETGESETDSETAKDS; encoded by the coding sequence ATGAAACGTACAGAAATCTATCGAACGGGGATCTATATCACGGGATTTCTCGGAGTCGCTTTGGTTGGCACAGTCGCCCTGGCGATGGCCACTCGAGCGGGCTACGAGTCGGCCGAATACAAAGTGATCGAGTCCGACGGCAGTTTCGAAGTTCGCGAATACCCGGACCTGATGCTGGTCGCGACCGATTCCAAGATGGACTCACAAGGCCGCGACGGCAGCTTCATGCGACTGTTCCAGTACATCAGCGGCGCGAACGAGGCTGATCAGAAGATTGCGATGACGACGCCGGTTTTCATGGAAGGCGAAATCGGCAAGTCGGATGTCTCGATGGGGTTTGTGATGCCCAAGGACGTCGCGGCAAAGGGCGCACCTGATCCGAAGGGTGAGGGCGTGAAGCTGCGTGAGCGAAAGGGCGGTCGGTTCGCCGTGGTTCGGTTTCCAGGCAAGCTCGATTCTAAGCTGGCCAAGGAGAAGGAAACCGAACTGCGAGAATGGATGAAGAACCAAGGCCTGAAAGGTGAGGAGTCGGCTGAGGCAGCTGGCTACGATCCGCCGTTCACGCCAGCAGCACTTCGCCGCAACGAAATCTTGATCCGATTGAAATCGCCGGCTGCGGAAACAGAGACCGGCGAGTCGGAAACTGACAGCGAAACGGCGAAGGACTCATGA
- a CDS encoding endonuclease V encodes METDTHTETIACLDVGYTEAAARAACVVIDDWRASIPVAEHVAMIHEVKEYQPGEFYRRELPCIQAVLAKLDQPPTCIVVDGYVWLDGNGRPGLGAHLYETLDRKIPVIGVAKNPFKDTDHATELRRGTSDRPLFITAVGLPIAQAVLNIDAMHGPYRLPTILKRVDQLSRGEN; translated from the coding sequence ATGGAGACCGATACGCACACAGAAACGATTGCTTGCCTCGACGTGGGGTACACGGAAGCTGCGGCGAGAGCTGCATGCGTTGTCATTGACGACTGGCGCGCTTCGATCCCAGTCGCCGAGCATGTGGCGATGATCCATGAGGTGAAGGAATACCAGCCCGGCGAGTTCTACCGTCGAGAGCTGCCGTGCATCCAAGCGGTGCTCGCGAAACTCGATCAACCACCGACTTGCATCGTGGTCGACGGCTACGTTTGGCTGGATGGAAATGGCCGTCCCGGACTTGGAGCTCATCTCTATGAGACGCTCGATCGCAAGATTCCCGTCATCGGTGTGGCGAAGAACCCGTTCAAAGATACGGACCACGCCACTGAGCTTCGCAGAGGCACGAGCGATCGCCCGCTATTCATCACGGCGGTCGGACTCCCGATCGCCCAAGCAGTCTTGAATATAGACGCCATGCATGGCCCATATCGACTGCCAACGATTTTGAAACGAGTCGATCAATTAAGCCGTGGTGAAAATTAG
- a CDS encoding helix-turn-helix transcriptional regulator, with product MSGRQHANLVEYITHKGAYNQADLARELGVSRAQISKWKSGEHIPSERRDRLLKIAGLFDTVSDRWAMFAETEDNSKAWCDFFEELLEDLEWGGSLRDLSRNMPDIFYGHLIEALLGLDAKISVKAPASKWEDEESCKMTPLANCLFSVYETWGQLYDWIDSSLEFDDLMDGAEYELFDVIEELRWSASGIAIDNVEPELLISIGCEESKIKELTKQSRQEAAQRLSQVCNIRIKHGLPITADYFQLLTLPPIELAEASWFQRKGNSHHPGEAIKSFLSYGERQLLSHQECQAAMLRQIDSKLDRLLELSK from the coding sequence ATGAGCGGACGACAGCACGCGAATTTGGTCGAATACATCACACATAAAGGGGCATATAACCAAGCTGATTTGGCCCGTGAATTAGGGGTGAGTCGGGCCCAGATTAGCAAATGGAAGTCGGGCGAACACATTCCGAGCGAGCGCCGAGACCGCCTTTTGAAAATCGCTGGGCTGTTTGACACTGTCAGCGACCGGTGGGCGATGTTCGCCGAAACAGAGGATAACTCGAAAGCTTGGTGTGATTTCTTTGAGGAACTACTCGAGGACTTGGAATGGGGTGGCTCTCTGCGCGACCTCAGCCGTAACATGCCGGATATCTTTTATGGGCATCTCATCGAAGCCTTGCTTGGGTTAGACGCAAAAATCTCGGTAAAGGCGCCCGCTTCCAAATGGGAGGATGAAGAATCTTGCAAGATGACGCCTCTGGCTAATTGCTTGTTTTCCGTCTACGAAACATGGGGGCAGCTTTACGACTGGATAGACTCTTCCCTTGAGTTCGATGATCTGATGGACGGCGCGGAATATGAGCTGTTCGATGTCATTGAAGAGTTACGTTGGAGCGCGTCTGGAATCGCAATTGACAATGTAGAACCGGAATTGCTGATTTCGATTGGTTGCGAGGAGAGCAAGATCAAAGAGCTTACGAAACAGTCACGGCAAGAGGCCGCCCAACGATTGTCACAAGTATGCAATATCCGTATCAAGCACGGTCTGCCGATCACGGCTGACTACTTTCAGTTGCTAACACTGCCACCCATCGAACTAGCCGAAGCGTCTTGGTTCCAGCGAAAAGGCAATTCGCATCATCCCGGCGAGGCAATCAAGTCATTCCTGTCATATGGCGAAAGGCAATTGCTTTCTCATCAGGAATGCCAAGCTGCGATGTTACGACAGATCGACAGCAAACTGGACCGGTTGCTGGAATTATCGAAGTAG
- a CDS encoding SEC-C metal-binding domain-containing protein, whose amino-acid sequence MSKRRRGFPSETHVKSGVRVIQGDKQLEEKLGRNDPCPCGSGQRFKRCCLKSGNF is encoded by the coding sequence ATGAGTAAACGACGTCGCGGTTTCCCTTCGGAAACTCACGTCAAAAGTGGAGTGCGAGTCATCCAAGGCGATAAGCAGCTCGAAGAAAAGCTTGGACGCAATGATCCCTGCCCATGCGGCAGCGGACAACGTTTCAAACGGTGTTGTCTCAAATCGGGCAACTTTTGA
- a CDS encoding thiol-disulfide oxidoreductase DCC family protein: MNGEVSNDWQVEVFYDGKCPLCLREIKLLRRFDRKERIRFTDIADPLFSPANYAMTMKDFMDEIQGRLPGGEWITGVEVFRRLYAAIGLKPIVSLTRLPGISHGLEFGYRVFAKNRLRLTGRCDDGTCKVD; the protein is encoded by the coding sequence ATGAACGGCGAGGTGAGCAACGACTGGCAGGTGGAAGTTTTCTACGACGGCAAGTGCCCGCTTTGCCTGCGCGAGATCAAATTGCTCCGTCGATTTGATCGGAAGGAGCGAATTCGTTTCACGGACATCGCCGATCCTTTGTTTAGCCCCGCAAACTACGCGATGACCATGAAGGACTTTATGGACGAGATCCAAGGTCGGTTGCCCGGTGGTGAGTGGATCACAGGCGTCGAGGTCTTTCGTCGACTTTATGCCGCCATCGGTCTAAAGCCGATTGTCTCGCTCACTCGCTTGCCCGGCATCTCTCACGGACTTGAGTTCGGCTATCGCGTCTTCGCCAAGAACCGTTTGCGATTGACGGGACGTTGCGACGATGGAACTTGCAAGGTCGACTAG
- a CDS encoding TROVE domain-containing protein, with product MANKSLFSSITSVLPRATTVNEAGGPAYKFPAKHALAQLAATGTFGNVYYATASDQLDQLRKLIDEVDDNEYLAKLAVYSRERAYMKDMPAALLVTLSTRDTALMHKVFDRVADNGRVLRTVFQMVRSGQFGRKGLSSSLQRAFQRWLNEASVGKLLSASIGNDPSLRDVLRMARPTPKDNVRRALFGWLTDKEVDKWAPATEADLPTEVQSLCAFRAAETEEAQALIAGELVVRWDLLADAAKGPVVWKAIARQMGPQALRMNLNTLLRHDVFQNGNKPDNEMIDYVAGRIADPEAIRRSRQFPYQFLAAYLNAADEVPHKIKSALHDAAEIACGNIPQLPAPVIIGLDTSGSMGCSVTGLHGRGRASKMRCVDVAALFAAAILRRNPNSVVIPFDTQAYDLYGKGAKIDSSDSILSLSARLSKYGGGGTDVSLPLRVANGECEANKRYAKRTFAGIVLVSDNESWINSGRVYGYGRGGSTGVMTEWEKFKKIQRGHGIADPKLVCIDIAPYGNTQAPEPDGKGGRQDILNIGGFSDAVFNVVSNFLESDTDRFVREVEAVEL from the coding sequence ATGGCAAATAAGTCTTTGTTCTCAAGCATCACGAGCGTTCTACCACGAGCAACCACCGTCAACGAAGCCGGAGGTCCAGCGTACAAGTTCCCGGCGAAGCATGCGCTCGCGCAGCTTGCGGCTACCGGCACGTTCGGAAACGTGTACTACGCAACGGCCTCGGATCAGCTTGACCAACTGCGAAAGCTGATCGACGAAGTCGACGACAACGAGTACCTGGCGAAGCTGGCGGTTTACTCACGTGAGCGTGCTTACATGAAGGACATGCCGGCAGCATTGTTGGTCACCCTGTCGACTCGCGACACGGCGCTAATGCACAAGGTCTTTGACCGAGTCGCCGACAACGGCCGCGTTCTGCGCACGGTGTTCCAGATGGTTCGCTCGGGCCAGTTTGGTCGCAAGGGCCTGTCGTCTTCGCTTCAGCGTGCGTTCCAGCGTTGGCTGAACGAGGCTTCGGTGGGCAAGCTGCTGTCGGCTTCGATCGGTAACGATCCAAGCCTGCGTGACGTGTTGCGAATGGCTCGACCGACGCCGAAGGACAACGTGCGACGCGCGCTGTTCGGTTGGTTGACTGACAAGGAAGTCGACAAGTGGGCTCCGGCGACGGAAGCAGACTTGCCGACCGAGGTTCAGTCGCTCTGCGCGTTCCGTGCTGCGGAGACCGAAGAGGCTCAAGCGTTGATCGCTGGCGAGTTGGTCGTTCGTTGGGACTTGCTGGCCGACGCGGCCAAGGGTCCGGTCGTGTGGAAGGCAATCGCCCGCCAGATGGGACCGCAGGCACTGCGCATGAACCTGAACACGCTGTTGCGTCACGACGTTTTCCAGAATGGCAACAAGCCTGACAACGAGATGATCGACTACGTTGCCGGCCGCATCGCGGATCCGGAGGCGATCCGACGTTCACGTCAGTTCCCGTACCAGTTCTTGGCGGCGTACCTGAACGCTGCGGATGAAGTTCCACACAAGATCAAGTCGGCGTTGCATGACGCGGCGGAGATCGCATGTGGAAACATCCCGCAGCTACCGGCGCCGGTCATCATCGGTCTGGACACGTCTGGATCGATGGGATGCTCGGTAACTGGTTTGCACGGCCGAGGCCGCGCGTCGAAGATGCGTTGTGTCGACGTCGCCGCGTTGTTCGCCGCAGCGATCCTGCGTCGCAACCCGAACAGCGTCGTCATTCCGTTCGATACGCAAGCCTACGACCTGTATGGAAAGGGCGCGAAGATCGATTCAAGCGATTCGATCCTGAGCCTGTCGGCACGACTGTCGAAGTACGGTGGCGGTGGAACGGATGTGTCGTTGCCGTTGCGTGTTGCAAATGGCGAATGCGAGGCCAACAAGCGTTACGCAAAGCGTACGTTTGCTGGAATCGTCCTGGTCAGCGACAACGAAAGTTGGATCAACTCGGGACGTGTCTACGGATACGGCCGAGGCGGTTCAACTGGCGTCATGACCGAATGGGAGAAGTTCAAGAAGATTCAGCGCGGACACGGCATCGCCGATCCCAAGTTGGTCTGCATCGACATCGCCCCGTACGGTAACACGCAAGCACCAGAGCCTGATGGTAAGGGTGGGCGCCAGGACATCCTGAACATCGGAGGCTTCAGTGACGCGGTCTTCAACGTCGTTAGCAACTTCCTTGAGTCCGACACCGACCGCTTCGTCCGCGAGGTCGAAGCCGTTGAGCTGTAG
- a CDS encoding RNA 2'-phosphotransferase has protein sequence MFNNIHYVGMRELSRILSMASNNKLVSTSKFLSLVLRHRPEVIGAKLDAEGWLCIDELISQANAHGQTLTLELLHELIATNDKKRFALSEDGLRIRASQGHSVSGVELNLEQKTPPEILYHGTVAAFLDSIRATGLQKRSRHHVHLSPDEETATKVGSRRGMPIILRVAAETMHRDGHQFCLSANGVWLVDAVPPSYLTFPE, from the coding sequence ATGTTTAACAACATCCACTACGTCGGCATGCGTGAACTTTCTAGAATATTGAGCATGGCTAGCAACAACAAACTCGTCTCCACCAGCAAGTTCCTCAGCTTGGTCCTTCGGCATCGGCCTGAAGTGATTGGCGCAAAGCTGGACGCTGAAGGTTGGCTCTGCATCGACGAGTTGATTAGCCAGGCAAACGCTCATGGACAAACACTCACGCTGGAGTTGCTCCACGAACTGATCGCCACGAACGACAAGAAGCGTTTCGCCTTGAGTGAGGATGGCTTGCGAATCCGTGCCAGCCAGGGGCACTCGGTCTCCGGTGTCGAACTCAACCTCGAACAGAAGACGCCTCCCGAGATTCTCTATCACGGAACGGTCGCTGCCTTCCTCGACAGCATTCGAGCCACCGGCCTGCAAAAGCGATCACGCCACCATGTCCATCTTTCACCCGATGAAGAAACCGCGACAAAAGTCGGCTCGCGAAGAGGCATGCCCATCATCCTGCGAGTCGCAGCCGAAACCATGCATCGTGACGGCCACCAATTCTGTCTTTCCGCCAACGGAGTCTGGCTCGTCGACGCCGTGCCACCGTCCTACCTGACTTTTCCGGAATGA